In Phocoena phocoena chromosome 11, mPhoPho1.1, whole genome shotgun sequence, one DNA window encodes the following:
- the TCF20 gene encoding transcription factor 20 isoform X2 has product MQSFREQSSYHGNQQSYPQEVHGSSRIEEFSPRQAQMFQNFGGAGGSSGGSGGSSGGGRRGTAAAAAAAAMASETSGHQGYQGFRKEAGDFYYMAGSKDPVAAGTPQPAQRRPSGPVQSYGPPQGSSFGNQYGSEGHVGQFQAQHSALGGVSHYQQDYSGPFSPGSAQYQQQPSSQQQQQVQQLRQQLYQSHQPLPQATGQPASGSSHMQPMQRPSTLPASATGYQLRVGQFGQHYQSSAATSSSFPSPQRFSQSGQSYDGSYSVNAGSQYEGHNVGSNAQAYGTQSNYSYQPQSMKNFEQTKIPQGTQQGQQQQGQQQQGQQQQGQQHPQHVMQYTNAATKLPLQSQVGQYSQPEVPVRSPMQFHQNFSPISNPSPAASVVQSPSCSSTPSPLMQSGENLQCGQGNVPMGSRNRILQLMPQLSPTPSMMPSPNSHAAGFKGFGLEGVPEKRLTDPGLSSLSALSTQVANLPNTVQHMLLSDALTPQKKTSKRPSSSSKKADSCTNSEGSSQAEEQLKSPMAESLDGGCSSSSEDQGERVRQLSGQSTSSDTTYKGGASEKAGSSPAQVTQNEAPRLSASPVAREETASPGAKDMPLSSEGNPKVSEKTVGVIVSREAMTSRVEKPGGQEKGSQEDDPAATQRPPSTGGGKETSHASLPQPEPPGGGNKGNKNGDNNSNHNGEGNGQSGHSTGGSGFIGRTEPSKSPGSLRYSYKDSFGPAVPRNVSGFPQFTTGQDKGDFMGHGERKGRNEKFPSLLQEVLQGYHHHPDRRYSRSTQEHQGMASGLEGATRPNVLVSQTNELASRGLLNKSIGSLLENPHWGPWERKSSGSAPEMKQINLADYPIPRKFEIEPQSSAHEPGGSLSERRSVICDISPLRQIVRDPGAHSLGHVGADTRLGRNERLNPSLSQSVILPGGLVSMETKLKSQSGQIKEEDFEQSKSQASFNNKKSGDHCHPASIKHESYRGNASPGAATHDSISDYGPQDGRPTPMRRVPGRVGGREGMRGRSPSQYHDFSEKLKMSPGRSRGPGGDPHHINPHMTFSERANRSSLHTPFSPNSESLASAYHTNTRAHAYGDPNAGLNSQLHYKRQMYQQQQEEYKDWSSSSAQGVIAAAQHRQEGPRKSPRQQQFLDRVRSPLKNDKDGMMYGPPMGTYHDPSGQDGGRCLMSSDGLSNKGIELKHGSQKLQQESCWDLSRQTSPAKSSGPPGMSSQKRYGPPHETDGHGLAESTQSSKPSNVMLRLPGQEDHSSQNPLIMRRRVRSFISPIPSKRQSQDVKNSNAEDKGRLLHPSKEGADKAFNSYAHLSHSQEIKSIPKRESSKDLPSPDGRNCPAVTLTSPAKTKILPPRKGRGLKLEAIVQKITSPNIRRSASSNSAEAGGDTVTLDDILSLKSGPPEGGSGAVQDAEMEKRKGEVVSDLVCPTNQELSVEKPLARSSEEWRGSGDDKVKTETHPDTATAGKEPPGAMTSATSQKPGSNQGRPDGSLGGTAPLIFPDSKNVPPAGSLAPEANPKAEEKENDTVTISPKQEGFPPKGYFPSGKKKGRPIGSVNKQKKQQQPPPPPPQPPQIPEGSADGEPKPKKQRQRRERRKPGAQPRKRKTKQAVPIVEPQEPEIKLKYATQPLDKTDAKNKSFFPYIHVVNKCELGAICTIINAEEEEQTKLVRGRKGQRSLTPPPSSTESKVLPASSFMLQGPVVTESSVMGHLVCCLCGKWASYRNMGDLFGPFYPQDYAATLPKNPPPKRATEMQSKVKVRHKSASNGSKTDTEEEEEQQQQKEQRSLAAHPRFKRRHRSEDCGGGPRSLSRGLPCKKATTEGSSEKTVLDSKPSVPTTSEGGPELELQIPELPLDSNEFWVHEGCILWANGIYLVCGRLYGLQEALEIAREMKCSHCQEAGATLGCYNKGCSFRYHYPCAIDADCLLHEENFSVRCPKHKVRLWR; this is encoded by the coding sequence ATGCAGTCCTTCCGGGAGCAAAGCAGTTACCACGGAAACCAGCAGAGCTACCCACAGGAGGTACACGGCTCATCCCGGATAGAAGAGTTCAGCCCTCGCCAGGCCCAGATGTTCCAGAATTTTGGGGGTGCAGGTGGCAGTAGTGGTGGCAGTGGCGGCAGCAGTGGTGGTGGACGACGAGGAACAGCGGCTGCTGCTGCAGCAGCGGCAATGGCTAGCGAAACCTCCGGCCATCAGGGCTACCAGGGTttcaggaaggaggctggagacTTTTACTACATGGCAGGCAGCAAAGACCCCGTGGCAGCCGGAACCCCGCAGCCTGCTCAGCGAAGGCCTTCTGGGCCTGTGCAGAGCTATGGACCCCCCCAGGGGAGCAGCTTTGGCAATCAGTATGGGAGTGAGGGTCATGTGGGCCAGTTTCAAGCACAGCACTCTGCCCTTGGTGGCGTGTCTCATTATCAGCAGGATTACTCGGGACCTTTCTCTCCAGGGAGCGCTCAGTACCAGCAGCAGCCTTCCAGCCAACAGCAGCAGCAAGTGCAGCAGTTGAGGCAGCAGCTTTACCAGTCCCACCAGCCTCTGCCGCAGGCCACTGGCCAGCCAGCGTCCGGCTCATCCCACATGCAGCCGATGCAGCGGCCCTCAActctgccagcctctgccactggtTACCAGTTAAGAGTGGGTCAGTTTGGCCAACACTACCAGTCTTCTGCCGcgacctcctcctccttcccttcaccACAACGTTTCAGCCAGTCTGGACAGAGCTATGACGGCAGTTACAGTGTGAATGCTGGATCCCAGTACGAAGGACATAATGTGGGTTCTAATGCACAGGCTTATGGAACACAATCGAATTACAGCTATCAGCCTCAATCTATGAAGAATTTTGAACAGACGAAGATTCCACAAGGGACCCAgcaggggcagcagcagcaggggcagcagcagcaggggcagcagcagcaggggcAGCAGCATCCTCAGCACGTGATGCAGTACACCAACGCTGCCACCAAGCTGCCGCTGCAAAGCCAGGTGGGGCAGTACAGCCAGCCCGAGGTTCCTGTGAGGTCCCCCATGCAGTTTCACCAGAACTTCAGCCCCATTTCTAACCCTTCCCCAGCTGCCTCTGTGGTTCAGTCTCCGAGCTGTAGCTCTACCCCATCTCCTCTTATGCAGAGTGGGGAGAATCTCCAGTGTGGGCAAGGCAATGTGCCGATGGGTTCCAGAAACAGAATTCTACAGTTAATGCCTCAACTCAGCCCAACCCCATCGATGATGCCCAGTCCTAATTCTCATGCTGCAGGCTTCAAAGGGTTTGGACTAGAAGGGGTGCCAGAAAAGCGGCTGACAGATCCTGGGTTGAGTAGTTTGAGTGCCCTGAGTACGCAAGTGGCCAATCTTCCTAATACTGTTCAACACATGCTACTTTCCGATGCACTGACACCTCAGAAGAAGACCTCCAAGAGGCCTTCTTCATCTTCTAAGAAGGCAGACAGCTGCACAAACTCCGAAGGCTCCTCACAGGCTGAAGAACAACTGAAGTCCCCTATGGCAGAGTCGCTGGATGGAGGCTGCTCCAGCAGTTCCGAGGATCAAGGTGAGAGGGTGAGGCAGCTAAGTGGCCAGAGCACCAGTTCTGACACCACCTACAAGGGTGGAGCCTCAGAGAAAGCAGGCTCCTCACCAGCACAAGTCACTCAGAATGAAGCCCCCAGACTCAGTGCCAGTCCTGTAGCCAGAGAAGAGACCGCCTCACCAGGTGCTAAGGACATGCCATTGTCATCCGAGGGCAACCCAAAAGTCAGTGAGAAGACAGTTGGGGTGATTGTCTCCCGGGAAGCTATGACAAGTCGGGTAGAAAAACCTGGTGGGCAAGAAAAAGGCTCCCAAGAGGATGATCCTGCAGCCACTCAAAGGCCACCCAGCACTGGCGGGGGAAAGGAAACCAGTCATGCGTCACTTCCACAGCCAGAGCCTCCGGgaggaggaaataaaggaaacaaaaatggagataataactcCAACCACAATGGAGAAGGAAACGGCCAGAGCGGGCACTCCACAGGGGGCTCTGGTTTTATAGGCAGAACTGAGCCTAGCAAATCTCCTGGAAGCTTGCGCTATAGTTACAAAGATAGCTTTGGGCCAGCCGTGCCAAGAAATGTCAGTGGCTTTCCTCAGTTTACTACAGGACAAGATAAGGGGGACTTCATGGGCCATGGGGAGCGAAAGGGTAGGAATGAAAAGTTCCCTAGCCTCCTGCAGGAAGTGCTTCAGGgttaccaccaccaccctgacaGGAGATATTCTAGGAGTACTCAGGAGCACCAGGGCATGGCTAGTGGCCTAGAAGGAGCCACAAGGCCTAATGTGTTAGTTAGTCAAACCAATGAATTAGCTAGCAGGGGCCTTTTGAACAAAAGCATTGGTTCCCTATTAGAAAATCCCCACTGGGGCCCCTGGGAAAGGAAATCAAGTGGCTCGGCTCCTGAAATGAAACAGATCAATTTGGCTGACTATCCAATTCCCAGAAAGTTTGAAATAGAGCCTCAGTCATCAGCCCATGAGCCCGGGGGTTCCCTCTCTGAAAGAAGATCAGTGATCTGTGATATTTCTCCACTAAGACAGATTGTCAGAGACCCGGGGGCTCACTCACTGGGACACGTGGGTGCCGACACCAGACTTGGGAGGAATGAACGTCTCAATCCAAGTTTAAGTCAGTCGGTCATTCTTCCAGGTGGGTTGGTGTCCATGGAAACAAAGCTGAAATCGCAGAGTGGGCAGATCAAAGAGGAAGACTTTGAACAATCCAAGTCCCAAGCTAGTTTCAACAACAAGAAATCTGGAGACCACTGCCACCCTGCTAGCATCAAGCATGAGTCTTACCGAGGCAACGCCAGCCCTGGAGCAGCTACCCATGATTCCATCTCAGACTATGGCCCACAGGACGGCAGACCCACGCCAATGCGGCGAGTCCCTGGCCGAGTTGGTGGTCGGGAGGGCATGAGGGGTCGTTCCCCTTCTCAGTATCATGACTTTTCAGAAAAATTGAAGATGTCTCCTGGGAGGAGCAGAGGCCCAGGGGGAGACCCTCATCACATAAACCCACATATGACCTTTTCAGAGAGGGCCAACAGGAGTTCTTTGCACACTCCCTTTTCTCCCAACTCAGAAAGCCTGGCCTCTGCTTATCACACAAACACTCGCGCTCATGCTTATGGGGACCCCAACGCAGGTTTGAATTCTCAGCTCCATTACAAGAGACAGATGTACCAACAGCAACAAGAGGAATATAAGGACTGGAGCAGCAGTTCTGCTCAGGGAGTGATCGCTGCGGCTCAGCACAGGCAGGAAGGACCCCGCAAGAGTCCAAGGCAGCAGCAGTTTCTTGACCGAGTACGGAGCCCCCTGAAGAATGACAAAGATGGCATGATGTATGGCCCACCGATGGGGACTTACCATGACCCCAGCGGTCAGGATGGTGGGCGCTGCCTCATGTCTAGTGATGGTCTTTCTAACAAAGGCATCGAATTGAAGCACGGCTCCCAGAAGTTACAACAAGAATCTTGTTGGGATCTTTCTCGGCAAACTTCTCCAGCCAAAAGCAGCGGTCCTCCAGGAATGTCCAGTCAGAAAAGGTATGGACCACCCCATGAGACCGACGGACATGGGCTAGCTGAGTCTACACAGTCATCCAAACCTAGTAATGTTATGCTAAGGCTTCCAGGCCAAGAGGATCATTCTTCTCAAAACCCCTTAATCATGAGGAGGCGTGTCCGTTCTTTTATCTCTCCCATTCCCAGTAAGAGACAGTCACAAGATGTGAAGAACAGTAACGCTGAAGATAAAGGGCGCCTCCTTCACCCATCAAAAGAAGGTGCTGATAAAGCCTTCAATTCCTATGCCCATCTTTCTCACAGCCAGGAGATCAAGTCCATCCCTAAGAGAGAATCCTCCAAGGACCTTCCAAGTCCAGATGGTAGAAACTGCCCTGCTGTTACCCTCACAAGTCCTGCTAAGACCAAAATACTGCCCCCACGGAAAGGACGGGGGTTGAAATTGGAAGCTATCGTTCAGAAGATCACATCCCCAAACATTAGGAGGAGTGCATCCTCGAACAGTGCGGAGGCTGGGGGAGACACGGTTACTCTGGATGACATCCTGTCTTTGAAGAGTGGCCCTCCCGAAGGCGGGAGTGGTGCTGTTCAGGATGCcgagatggagaagagaaaaggtGAGGTGGTGTCTGACCTAGTCTGTCCAACAAACCAGGAGTTGAGCGTAGAAAAGCCTCTTGCACGATCTTCGGAGGAGTGGCGTGGCAGTGGGGATGACAAAGTGAAGACCGAGACACACCCAGACACGGCCACTGCTGGAAAGGAGCCCCCTGGTGCCATGACATCCGCAACCTCACAGAAGCCTGGGAGTAACCAAGGGAGACCAGATGGTTCCCTGGGTGGGACAGCACCTTTAATCTTTCCTGACTCAAAGAATGTACCTCCAGCGGGCTCATTGGCTCCTGAGGCAAACCCCAAGGCTGAAGAGAAAGAGAACGATACAGTGACCATTTCCCCCAAACAGGAGGGTTTCCCCCCAAAGGGTTATTTCCcatcaggaaagaagaaggggAGACCCATTGGTAGTGTgaataagcaaaagaaacaacagcagccaccacctccaccccctcaGCCCCCCCAGATACCAGAAGGTTCTGCAGATGGAGAGCCAAAGCCAAAAAAGCAGAggcaaaggagggagagaaggaagcctGGGGCGCAGCCAAGGAAGCGGAAAACCAAACAAGCAGTTCCCATCGTAGAGCCCCAAGAACCTGAGATCAAGCTGAAGTACGCCACTCAGCCACTGGATAAAACTGATGCCAAGAACAAGTCTTTTTTCCCTTATATCCATGTAGTAAATAAGTGTGAACTTGGAGCCATTTGTACAATCATCAatgctgaggaagaagaacagaccAAATTGGTGAGGGGTCGGAAGGGTCAGAGGTCCCTGACCCCTCCACCCAGCAGCACTGAAAGCAAGGTGCTCCCAGCTTCATCCTTTATGCTGCAGGGACCTGTCGTGACAGAGTCTTCTGTTATGGGGCACCTGGTGTGCTGTCTGTGTGGCAAGTGGGCCAGTTACCGCAACATGGGCGACCTCTTTGGACCCTTTTATCCCCAAGATTATGCAGCCACTCTCCCCAAGAATCCGCCTCCTAAGAGGGCCACGGAAATGCAGAGCAAAGTTAAGGTACGGCACAAAAGCGCTTCAAATGGCTCCAAGACGGAcactgaggaggaggaagagcagcagcagcagaaggagCAGAGGAGCCTGGCCGCCCACCCCAGGTTTAAGCGGCGACACCGCTCGGAAGACTGTGGCGGAGGCCCCCGGTCCCTGTCCAGGGGGCTCCCTTGTAAAAAAGCAACCACCGAGGGCAGCAGTGAAAAGACTGTTTTGGACTCAAAGCCCTCCGTGCCCACCACTTCAGAAGGTGGCCCCGAGTTGGAGTTACAAATCCCTGAACTACCTCTTGACAGCAATGAATTTTGGGTCCATGAGGGTTGTATTCTCTGGGCCAATGGAATCTACCTGGTCTGTGGCAGGCTCTATGGCCTGCAGGAAGCGCTGGAAATAGCCAGAGAGATG